DNA sequence from the Plodia interpunctella isolate USDA-ARS_2022_Savannah chromosome 19, ilPloInte3.2, whole genome shotgun sequence genome:
GGTTTGCTGAGGATATCATAAGAACACAgccatttataaatatattaatcaatAATGCTGGCATGGGGAAGCTTGACAATTCATTAACAGAagataatatacctatagaaGTTCAAGTGAACCATTATGGTCCATTTTTGCTTACATTGCTTCTTTTGCCATTGATAAAGAGGCACCCAGACAGCCGCATTGTGAATGTGTCATCAATCATGCATTATATTGGAAAGGTTGACCCAGACAACTTCCATAAGAAAGTAAAAACTTCTCTACAGCACAGGAGATTATATTCTGACACAAAATTGGCAAATATGTTGTTTACTTTGAAGCTAAATGAGTTGTTACATGGATCCTATGTTACGGTCAACTGTTTGCACCCTGGAGCTGTTTATACAGATATCTTCAGGCACCAGCCATATATAATGAAACTTATATTTAGGCTTCTTATGAAATCTTCTTGGCAAGGAGCACAAACAGTGATCCACTTAGCAATAGCACCAAATTTAGCAAACACTTCTGGGAAGTACTTTGTGGAATGTAAAGAGAAGGAACCTGCAAAGAGAGCGTTAGATATGGATGTAGCTAATAGACTGTGGTTAACATCAGAGAAAATAGTGGAAACCTATTTACCAGCAGATAAAAGTTACTGATAtggtatttgttatattctgCTGGCTTTTGACTTAGTTGACATCTCTTAAGTGATCTCTTAATGTAGAAATAGTAAATCCTTACAATTGAAAAGGTTGACTGGAGCAATATGTAAATCTTCAACATATTATACTGcctaacaattttattttattccaattttaCACCAACAATTTATACCTACCCTTATACAGAAAAGTATCCGCCACAAGCTTGTcaaaagtatttgttattgttgtaaatacataattcttgtaaattataagtatttactgTGAGCTCAGGTTAATATTGGGATAGTTTTGtatcagtaaaaaaatatattagtggatttttacaaaaatatttattacaaaactcATAATTCATAgacattatttgtaaaaccacaagtgtaaaatttcaatagtttcacaattttttatcaaaaatgctCTGTTTATATATCAATGTTTACAACTAATTTTGAATGTTCACTGTTTtctttccaatatttttattattctgacTAGAATTTCTTGTCTGCTATCTTTTTCTGTGCCTGTGCTCCGAACGGGCCGCACTGGGCTTTGAAGGTTTGTCCTTATATCTTGTGTCATctgaaacaatataaaatagaataaaataaagataactatataaatagtattaaagaCATGGTAATGTAATACAATTTCAGAGTATGGTCACTGACTTTCGGTATCCACAAATAACGAAATTGCGCTTTTACAAGCTGCCCAGATTCAGTTTCGCCAgtatcaaatttaatcaagAATCATGATGACGagatttatgatttttagTTTGTACTAGTGTTCGCGTGgggtaaaaacttaataaaatacacttaaacctttctcagaatTAGCTGTAAatcggtgaaaaccgcatgcaaaatccatgcagtaggtttttgagtttatcgcgaacagacagacagacgcggcataggactttgttttataatatacaaaggATATATGTGAACAATTTACCTCTGCCCCCCTTCTGGCGATGTCTCCTCTCCCGCTCGCGGTCGCGCGAGCCGCGGGAGTCGGGGGAGGAGCGGCGGCGGGGGGAGCTCCACCACCACGCGGGCGGCACCGACGCGTTCTGACGCAGCGGCGACCCGTAGCCGGCCATCGCCGGTATCTGAAAATTGTTATCGACACATTCTAAAAGACAGATTTTATCtgtctaaataaatgttatagcAGTTGCAGTTTCGTTTGCTTAAGTAGGAAATTCGAGGTTTAAAAAAAGGCATCGTACCCCCACGACAGTGGCACGCAACTTTTCATATGAACTAGACTAGCCGGATTGCCGAAAacaacatttaataataaatacaagtcTGTGAAGGAGaaataaaaaggtaaattTTTCTAAGCAAGGTTTGGCTAAGGTAAGGTTTTTCATATAggcaaattttcaaattacctAGGTAATCCATATAggtaaattttcaaattacctaggtaaaatgaaaatttaccTATATGAAAAATCAGTAAGAGCTGAACAGGAAAgatcataaaaagtaaatagttCCACTTATACAATTTCTGTCACGAGCACTACCTAAGAGTCATGCCCCATTGTTCAGTTGTGCTTGTTGCGACGAAGTAGCACGTTGTAGTTTCGTGCTCCGTCCGTTGACGTGCGTTGAtctacgtcgaaacttcatcGACGCAGAAAAACTTAGAAGTACCTAGTGTACTTCTAAGTTTTTCTGCGTCGATCCGTCGACGGAGGTCAACGTGACGGGCGCGACTGAACATTGGGGCATGACTAACAGTTACAATCACTGGCAATAGCTACCTGTGGCGGGTAGTTGGGCGGCAGGCGGTAGGGCGCCGCGGGCGCGCTGCCCTCGCCCTCCGCGCACGCGACCGGCGGCGCCGCCGGCAACCGAGTGGGCTCGGGGGGCGTCAACTgacgattaaaaaaaaaaacattttttcaatgaaatatttgtcTTAATTCTTGAAAGAAGGAAGGGgtgacctttgcccagcagtgagaCACAACTATAagctaaaaaaaattcttgcTAAGTATTGCTGCCAGAAATATGTCCAGAGTAGTTCCCTTGTCAGATCACAATTCGTCTAGTCTTATCACAATCGAAACTGAAAACATCTAGGTATGTATACTTCTCCGTGCTGCTATATACTCGTAGGTATCTACACGAAATTTGGAGACAATTGGTCGAATAGATAAAACgggaagaggtaacaaacaaacaatcgttggcttttatttttgttgggAATAGGCGGGCAGTCATGTCTGTAGAAAGCTAAACCTACAGATGAGACTTGCAAAGCGCAAGTAACCTGTTGTTTGAGACTGTTGAAGTCCGTGCTCATCTCGCGGTACCGCTGGAGACACTCCTGCCACATGCTGGCCATCTCCGCCATTTCAGACCGCTGCTTGTTGATCTCCTCCTGACAAAACGACATTCACCGTTAGTCACTTCATCTTAGCGTGTAGACTCGGCTAAATTTGTGAGGACGACGTCATTGGCAAATCGGTCAGATGAGGGACTGACCATGAGCCTGGCGTCGGTGTCGCCGACGTCCCGCGCCACGGTCTCGTAGCGCCGCATGCACTCGCGCCACAGCCGTAACTGCGCCGCCGCTGAGTCCCTCACGTTGGCTGCGTTTTCCTAAACAACGAAcgacaaacataaaaaaaacttttctccACGCTACATGACAAGTGTCATGTAGCCTGTGGAGAAAAAAGGCTCAATCCTGAGCACCCCCAAGTGTAATAGGAGATgaagataaatgtttttttttcgctaAATAATGTAGCAAAAATGGGATGGAGGGGCTAGTGTGCGCGTAGGTATGTAGCCCCTTAGGGGTACATCATAATTAGCATAGGACGATCATAACTCGCAGGCCTTTAGACATACGTGAACAGCTTTTTCCTGTCCTTGCGTCTGCGGCGACAGCCCCTTGAAGCACCGCATTAGCTCCTTCCACAGTTTCATCATCTTGTCCATCGCCTCTCGCTGCTCCACGATCTCCTGCTGAAGAAATCGTATATCAAATTAACAAGGTGTGAGAACTAGCTAGTGGCCTAACAACGATGATGGTGTACATCGGAGCACCAAAAAACGAAATTACCGaggacaaaagctagtcatttcatatatatttctttttttgttggGACTATCACTGCCGTGATACAGCGCTATGCGCTATCGTTTGAAGAAGACTCATCCCTCAAAAAAcactgaaaaattaaataattttaaattatcttccGCTTATTTATTGGAGGGGAATGGTGGTAAAGAGTACCTACATAGAAATGTCCACTATCCATAGTAAACCTATGATGTGCGGAAAACGGaagaaacttactttcatTACCCGGAGGTAGTTGCTCTTCCCACTCACAGTGCTGTTTTCACCGTCAGCCACACTCAGCCCAGAATCCCTCTCCTTCTCTGAATATCTATCTCTATCCCTGTAGTCGTCTTCCCTCGAAGCTACAGAGTTCCTCTCGAACCTGTCCGAGATGCGTCTGGAGCGCCTGTTGTCCCTCTGAGGCATGTTGTACCTGTCTCGATCAGTCCTATCTTCATAGTACTTATCCCTGTCTTCGTATCTGCGATACCTTTGATCATAACGCCTGTCTTTAGGGTTGTCGCTTCTGGTCGTCCTCCGCCACTTCTCCTCTTCAGGGTAACAGTCCCTGTGCTCCCTGACGTCAAAGCTTCTACTCGTCCTCTGATCAACATACCGTTTTTCCTCATAATTCCTGCGCTCCCATTCGTAATCCCGAAAATCCCTGTACTCTTGTGGTGGCCGAGTTTTGTATTGCTCGGGGAAGTTTATATCTGGCAGGTTTTGTTGATAATCCTGATACCTGTCTTCTGTGGTTCGCATTCTGGAACTGGTTAAATCTAGTTTGCTGACATAATCAATTTCCTTATCATATGAAGGGCAGTAATTGCATTTCTCTTTTTTCTCTGCCCTGTCGGGTCGGGAGTGGACTGCAACCCTATCGTGGCTTGGACGCCCGCGGAAATTGTCCTGGCTTCTAATCCTGCCGACATTCTCTCTGGACTGCTCCTCGGTCCGATTCAGCAGTCTGGTGGGTCGCTGGTCAACATCATGGTAGTCGTGTTTGGACATCACCTCGCACTGTAGAGATTTGTGGCTGTGCGAACGTTgctggaataaaataaaagtaaatttgggCAAATTTACgctaaaataacataattatacacTCCAACTCTTAACAGCGACGTAAGTAACTcagataaaacataaaagatAACAAGAAcctaaaataaacaagtgaATACTGACCACCGTCTGTTTCTCATACTGCGCTGAAGATTTTTCATTGAACTGAGCGCACAACTTTGCAAAAGTTTCAAATAGAGCGGCTTGGTTGAAGGCCGGCACTGGAGACAAATCTTTTATTGACCTGCAAATTTCATACATGATTTATTCtcaactttaataaaataatttacctatCTTTAAAGATTTCTTCGacgaaaatttttttttatatatgttatattttttatattatctacatGAGGTCTACAGATAGGTAAGTATCGTTTTGTTTTTCGTACCTTTGATAAAGCGCCAGTaacttgaagaaaataaatcccAATACAATGAGTGTCAACAAACTGTGACCTTCACAACcacttttcacgtcatatttctaaataaaataatatcaaaaccaCTGCAGAGCGAAAAATCCGATAAACAGTGGCGGTACCTATCATGCTAAAACGGCTACTATTATTAAGCGTTTTTGTTTCACAGTCCCGACTGAAACCTAGAGGCTCGCGAAAATGAGCGAGAGAACAACAGTGTAATAAACATTACTTGTCCCTGTCCCTGGATAACGCCTCTTCACACCGTCTGCgatggtggtggtggtgtctGTGGCGGTGCGTCACCGAGGTGTGGCGCTGGCCCGGCCGGTAGTCGTCGTGGCGGCGAGACTGCCGCTCCCTgcagtttataatatatataatatattttttaacccccaGGGATTATTTTTCATGCATTTTATGACACAACCTCGCTAGCTCTGATCTGATGGCTGACCGGtagagtttttaaataaatattatagaaaaggaaaaaatataatgcaaAACTAACTTTATTGCAAATGTGTGTTAAATGTTACTTTAGCTCTACTAAATCAATCGGTTGAAttcttgaaattaatataatgcaGTTATGAACATGGGGTGCTATTCATTCTACAAAatctgttcccgtgggaaaataaCCCGAAGCTTTTGCTAACTCATATGCAAGTATAAAAAAGTTCCCGTACATAGgaatttcagaaaatcttattttagtGACCCCCAACTGCCGCAGAACCTGCATACCAAAGAGGCtacttactttttcttttccttttTGATGGCATCTTCCAAAAACGCGTAGATAATTGAATCTTCGTCGTGGCCTAATGAGTCCAAAGCAGTCACCTGAGAGAAACAGCATTTACTTGTGAAAACTTCCACTTTTAGCAGTTTTTTCCTGAAGGTCTGATCCATCTACATGCCAAACTACATCAACGGTCCGTCAATCGGTCCagtgtttttttacaaacaaatatacacaaatctttataatattagtatggatatagaAGTATGGATGGATGATGATAGCAAACAAATTACCGGGCGCGGAGAAACCGATGTCGCGGGCGATATCAATCCAGCCTTTAACGCCAGTGACATTTCATCTCTCCTGTAAAAAATCCTTATAAAAGAAAAGTGCTTTAGCTTCGGTATTCATCACCtactacaatacaatacaatacaaaaatctttattgcacaaattaattacatagtatacataagtacaaaatgtataatcacaCATAGCATGACATTATAGTATAGATACATTGTGCAAAAGGCGGCCTTATCGCTgtaagcaatttcttccaggcaACCTTTTGGGAAATTGCTAGACGAGGAAATACAGAAATGCGGGTCGGATTGAACTgacaattgtaaaaatagatttaatataataaatatacttaaaacaaatatcataaacctacataaatgttaatactataaacttacatacacacattacataaacttacatacattacattcataattcatacttatattgcacataattatgaattatgaataaaaatggaaatacaGAAACAGCTTATCaaagagataaataatatgtctTGAACTGAGATTTAAAGCTACTCGGAGTTTGAGCACACCGGATGGAGTAAGGTAAAGCATTCCAAAGACGAACAGCATGTACAGTGAAcgaattggaaaaaaaaaacagtggaGTGGATTGGAGTAATTAGACGAAGGTTTACAGCACTACGCAAAGAACGACCCTGAGTATCGGTGCGAAATTTGAAGAGGTTTCGAAGGTAGCTGGGAGAGGAACGTTTGAAAAGTATTGtgaataacaaataaagtacatactacattcattaaaatattttttattctttataaaaGCACCGCACACTGTGTGCCGTGTAGTCAGTCAGTGTAGTAGTGTATACAGTTTGAGATAGAATAAAGTGTTAACTACCGTTAGGTTACAATCTCCACAGTAGTTATTGTTGAATTATGTtgacaataaatcaaatattagttcAAAGCTCAAGTTTAACATTTAATAACCGGGAAagtaatttactaaaaatctatttttaatttatacatatggCTGTAAAACCAATAAGACttgtaacaaaaaatggaATGTAGTAAGGTGGGGCGGTGGTTGGGGTCGTTAGTTTTGTCTGCCACCGAGTGTACGTACTTACGGTATTAAAAGTCTTCCGCTAAATTGCGACTACTATAACCTTCGAGCAAAAGCCTTTCTTTCATCTCACCTCACAGACCAATTAAATGGAACTTTAGGGACATTTtcggattattattattggtgGTCCAAATAACGCCTATATGACAGAAGCATTTCATTCCCCTCTAGTAAGTCGTAGATGTGATATAAATATGCTGTAACTACTAAGAGGCagcaacagcattcccaaagattAGACAAGCAGACAACCAGTCGCAAAACCAATTTTAAGATTagctataacatttttaaagaacTATTATTTTAGCGGATCCCGATTGAACAGCCGGAAACAAGATCAGATTAGAGAGTTATGGCTACGTATAATGTATACGGACATGTCTTGCCTGCGGTTCCGCCTCGGGGAACGGGTGGAGCGTATTTCGGAGCGCCGAGTGTCGGTCGAGGAGCGCTTGTGATGGACGTCTGTGGGCGACGGCGACGCCGCAGGGCTGCTATCGCGGTCCCTATCCCTGGATCACCGATATAAGTATCTCAACTGAATGTTTTCCAGCTTCTTACGTGGTCTAGCCGAGagtttatactttttattatactgtgttCAGGATTcagcttttctactttttattttcttagcaAGGCCGACATCcctagttatcagaccatATTGGCACTTTTTGAGTACAATAGCAATTACACTACTACCTAAAGTACGAAAGAGGACCCTGGGTTCCGACGCTATGGGGCTGAAAGAGGAACCAGGAATACGCATCTCATCTTAATTAGATGAGGCAATCACACTTTAATGCGCTGTGTATGCTTAATAAGTATAGTATCAGggtacctatacctaccaATGTAAagaattctttaaaaataaatctacagATAAACCacgacactatattttgtgacaaattaCCAAAAGTCGTGAGATTCGAATCTTGCCTTGACCCGAGGATCGTATTAGGGCTGCACCTACATAGTAGCGGGCAAACATCCATACGGTCACGTCTATTCTATCTGCTTACCTATCGATAATAGGAGTTTCACAGGGTTCTAACCTAGGCCTCCTTCCATTTACTAGCTGCATCCCGTGGCTTTgctaccgtgggaatttgtgttattccaggtttaggtgcatattgtttttacccgagcgaagccgggacgggccgctagtttagatattgtaatataagtatagataataGTAACCTTTTCTGTGAATCTTTGTTCATGCTTATAGTCTGCGCCGTGGGAACATCATGCAGACTAGTCTTCGCCGACGCACTGCGACACACATTCCCTTGGCAACcctgttataatatttattctcagCTATTCACACTGATTTCGAATTGACATGAACACATTAGTAACAAAAAGTTTTCACAAGTcactaagaaaaataaaatttaattgacatTGAGaatatcttcaatttttttaactaggtatatatttacttgCCTACCGGACTAATAGTTTCGACACACATACTTACCTATTCCAGTTTCAACAATCAGTAAAAGTAAATCAAATACTTACGCTAGCAGTATCGTCGGTGACTACAGAGTTTGAATCATCGTGTCCTTCCTTTATCTTGCGACTCCGCTTTCGCTTCGACGCGTCAAATactttgtacaattttttgcTATCGCTCGTCTGACATTCCATCTTATATGAgacattaaaatcaaataaacctTACATtatcataacaaatacaactGTAATCAATGAATCTGCTGTAATTTCACGAAAacggaaaataattttatgatatgttGACCGAATAAACAtgggcaaaataaaaatgacactGAAAGACCActtgaaaaaagaatattgaTTACTTGTCGTACCAAGACGAGACAGATTCCTTTTTCTCTATGACAAAGTTTCTTAGCTGCCAGTTATAAGTATATGATTAACCCATTTATCTACTATGAATCTTACCAGCAGTTTTTCGTTTTTCagaatatataacatttattgttccgcatttgttttatatcttAACCACAAAAGATAtctaatttgttaattaataatacaactAACGTATTACAGCACTATACATACTCCGTGATTTTACTAGTTGTCTTATGTTTAGTGTAATATGTGTAGTAGAGTATGTTGtatttacctattattttagTGCTGCttgttagtaattaaaatttttgtttgatttttctAATGTGAATTTTGATAGAGgtgtgaaaaattataaaatgccaattcaaaaataaataaataaaattcagattcaatttcaatatattatagattattgtaataattcacattaaacttaattaaaacttatagCCCACGTAAGCTCCTCACACTCTCCACTACGAATTCTCTTATAGACAAAGGCGCTAAAGGTACTCGGTATAAAATCTCCATCATAAAACCAATAAACAGATTCATGtcccattttattataaaaatcaaaattacgaGTTATAATACATCTTTCTTCAATCGAACAATAGAAATCGATTATAGCACATCGACATCCTCGGAAATAAATCGATCGTGGACATAAATAACAGAACGGAGCCTAACGTCCGCCGCGTTACACTATATGTACACACGTACCCTCGGGTAGCGTCCTCAGTCTCTCAGTCTATTCGTCGGGCGCGGAGTCCGCGCGCTGCGAACACGCGAACAGCACCGCCGCCAGCTCGTGCGCCACCTTCTGGTCCAGGATCTGCGACATGACCAGCGACAGCAGCCGCCGCTCGTGGCGCCGGATCAGCGGCCGGTTCTCCGGCAGCTCCGCCAGCCGCAGCAGCGTGGCGGCCGCGCGCCGCAGCATGTCCAGCGACGTGCCCATGGCGTCCGGGTTGTCGCGCAGCGCCGCCACGCCGTGCTGGTTGGCCACGCCCAGCGCCGTGTGCTCCGCGCGTTCGATGAAGGCCACCAGCTGCGCCACGGCGGGCGCGTGCGCCGCCACCTCGCGCGCGGccgcgccgcccgcgcccgccAGGTAGTGCAGCAGGTTGACGGCGAACTCGCGCACCACGGGCCGCTCGGGGCGACACAGGTCCCGCGCCAGCCCCGCGCACAGCGCCGCCAGCCGCCCGCGCGGCGGCGTGGCCAGCACCAGGTCCACGTTGGCGTCCGTCACGCACAGCTTGCACAGCGCCTCGAGCGCCAGCCGACGCGGCGACAGCGGCGAGGacgcggcggcggcggacgGCGCGTCGCCCGCCACGGCCGCCGGACACACGCTCCAGTGCAGCAGCCCGTCCAGCAGCGGCCGCGCCACGGCCTCGGGCTGCGCGCTCAGCTCCAGCCCGCCCGCGATGTTGGCGCAGCAGACGAGCGCATCCTCGCGCAGCTGCGCCAGCGCGTCCCACCACCactcgccgccgccgcgcaGACTGGAGCAGCAGCAGTCGCCGTCGCCGTCGTCGCGCGCCGCGCGCTCGtaggcgcgcgcgcgcgctgcgcGTGGCGCGTGCTCGTGGTGCAGCAGCAGCAGCTTGCCCGCGATCGCCAAGAAGGCCCCGGACCGCGAGAACTCGGCCTCGTTCCCCGGCACGAACGTCAGGCCCCGCAGGATGTTGGACAACGCTATGCAACGTTTCGCGAGAGCGTCCCGCGATTCGTTCACTAGATTGAGACTGGGTTCGTCTCTCGTGTAGCACTCGTCCTCGTAGTCTTCCAGCCGCCGCCGCTTCAGCACCCCGGCGGGGTCTTTGATGAGTAGAGTGGGGCGCCGCTCGGGCTCGAGGTCCATGGGCTCGGCCTCGAGGTTGTCGGCGTCGTGGTCGCGCGGCCGCGGCTCCTCGGGCTCGGACTTGAGCCGCGGGGAGTCGGCGGCGGCCGCGGGGGGAGGGGACGGCGCTCGGGTCCCCTTTAACACCCGCACGAAAGGTAAATGCACAAATTCCCCCTGAAACAAACaacagtattattatttaacaaattataaacacaACTGACTTGCGTAAGAATAtaagatttaattatatacgtcaatgacatttttttacatcattTAGCTCTCCTAATGCATCAGAAGGTAAGGTTGTAGTCCAGTAGTTAAGACTGTCCGTCTGTGCTATGATTGAAAGTCGGTTTAACAATCAACTCGAAAAATAAGTTGTATTACCACCACTtacttccagtgaaggaaaatatcgtgaggaagcATCCACACAGGTTTACAGTATAATTCACTATTTCGTATgtgactacttgccactaaatGGTGGTAAGATAAGATAGTTTATATATCTCACAGTGTGTgagtatgtgtgtgtgtgtacaaACCTGAAAGCAGGGCATGATGTGGTCGGCGGCGGCGTGCGGGCCGTGCTGCCAGGGCTCCAGCACGTCCTGCACGCACGCGAGCTCGCGGTCGGCGGGGTCGGCCGCGAACAGCGGCGAGTCCGGCCGCATCGTCACCGGCTGCCGGCGCCGGCTCTCTAGCGTGTAGTTCTCGCCGCTAAGGATTTTCACTCGATCGCTGGGGTCTGGAGGCTCAGGTTTTTTCCTGaaaaatatgtgtgtgtgtcaaAATCGACCGAAGTTGTATAGTCATAATAAAGAAAGACATACTATGTAATTTCAATGGCCTGTTTATTTTTagcgaattttgaaaataatattgagatgaaaaaattcaagGTACGACCggcaacctaatttaaattttgacgcGATCAACCATCATCTGGTACACAATTCATTTGGTTTCTATATATTATCGCATTTTTACCAAAAGTAAATCAGTTTAACAGTCCACTATCATTTGCCATCTAAGCTAAGATTCAGAACAATAATCTAACCGACACGTCAAGACTCAAGGAGGACACGATTATTACCTAGTTTCTACGACGGGCTCGGGCTCCGCGCGGGGCGCGTACCAGGGCTCGTGGTCGGCCGCGGGCGCGTCGAACACGTCGCTCAGGCTCTTGTGGAAGTGCTCCAGCAGCAGCTCCAGCAGCCCCGGCATGTGTTGCAGCCCGAAGTATCCTGCAGCCGACATAAACACGTTGCATTAGGATAAACGAATCCGTGGTGTTCGACCGTCGTTATGGGAAGTAAAAGGTGCATTTTGAACAGTTGTAATTTTGAGACGTTTTCTTTATGAGAAATAGACGTATTGGGACAGTTGTTCTTTTGACCCTGTTGATGATTTGACCCGATTATATATGTGTGTTCTTGAATCAATGAGAAATTATACTTCTGACTAGGTTATTCGTTCATTTAACCACTCGTCCAATGTAATATCTTACACATGTATCACATCTATTAGCAAATCATTGatagctatttaaaatattagtgatTTTCTAATTATGCCAATACATGGCAGAAATCATgcaaaattttgttacattattaGATTTATGATTGAAATGAAACCTAGAGGAGAGACAGGACAGTCAGACAGACCTATACAGTTGTCGTCGAAGAGCAGTATGTTGAGGATGTCTAGCGCCCAGCAGGTCTCCGCCAGCAGCCCCGACTTGAGCGCCATGACGATGCGCCAGGCGTCCACCGGACACACGTCGGCGCGCGTGAGCCGCCGCCGCTTGTCCGGCGCCGGCACGGCCGCCTCCACGCACTCCACCGGGAACGTCAGCTCGCGCTTCAGCGCGCTGGGGCCCAGCGCCGGACCCGTGCCCTGCGATCGACAAGTGCGATTGTGGGATTCACTTCATGACTCGAGATAAACTATAACACCCCCTTAGTAACGGTGTAAAAGAAAAgagaatgaataaatgattcatcaatattttgataagtaattttgtaaagtaaGGGTCGCCAAATATTATTGCGAATGAATTAAAAGATCAAAAGATCCCTTGGCAAAGggaacttcaaaatttttttgtttgctcAAAAGACATGGTTATGACACGAATGCAAAGAAGAGAAAAGGTATCGTATAAAAGTGCTACAAGAGACTGAGATAGAAAAGTGCTGACCCCAAATAAAATGGGGCAATGTTGTTTAGAAACAAACCTGTTGATAAGGCGGCCAGCCCGCCGGCGGATGCGAGGGCATGGTGGGCGGCCTCCAGACGGCGGGCGACTGCGGCGAGGAGGGCTGCGGCGCGCGGGGCAGGCCTGCGCCCCAGCCCGCCGCGAACCGgcccgccgccgcgccgcccgccgccgcgcccGGCCCGTAGCCGCCCTCCGCCTTCGCGAAGTCCGGGTGTCTCCGCg
Encoded proteins:
- the LOC128678479 gene encoding zinc finger CCCH domain-containing protein 13-like isoform X1 — encoded protein: MECQTSDSKKLYKVFDASKRKRSRKIKEGHDDSNSVVTDDTASGCQGNVCRSASAKTSLHDVPTAQTISMNKDSQKRDRDRDSSPAASPSPTDVHHKRSSTDTRRSEIRSTRSPRRNRRQDMRDEMSLALKAGLISPATSVSPRPVTALDSLGHDEDSIIYAFLEDAIKKEKKKERQSRRHDDYRPGQRHTSVTHRHRHHHHHRRRCEEALSRDRDKSIKDLSPVPAFNQAALFETFAKLCAQFNEKSSAQYEKQTVQRSHSHKSLQCEVMSKHDYHDVDQRPTRLLNRTEEQSRENVGRIRSQDNFRGRPSHDRVAVHSRPDRAEKKEKCNYCPSYDKEIDYVSKLDLTSSRMRTTEDRYQDYQQNLPDINFPEQYKTRPPQEYRDFRDYEWERRNYEEKRYVDQRTSRSFDVREHRDCYPEEEKWRRTTRSDNPKDRRYDQRYRRYEDRDKYYEDRTDRDRYNMPQRDNRRSRRISDRFERNSVASREDDYRDRDRYSEKERDSGLSVADGENSTVSGKSNYLRVMKQEIVEQREAMDKMMKLWKELMRCFKGLSPQTQGQEKAVHENAANVRDSAAAQLRLWRECMRRYETVARDVGDTDARLMEEINKQRSEMAEMASMWQECLQRYREMSTDFNSLKQQLTPPEPTRLPAAPPVACAEGEGSAPAAPYRLPPNYPPQIPAMAGYGSPLRQNASVPPAWWWSSPRRRSSPDSRGSRDRERERRHRQKGGRDDTRYKDKPSKPSAARSEHRHRKR
- the LOC128678479 gene encoding zinc finger CCCH domain-containing protein 13-like isoform X3 encodes the protein MECQTSDSKKLYKVFDASKRKRSRKIKEGHDDSNSVVTDDTASGCQGNVCRSASAKTSLHDVPTAQTISMNKDSQKRDRDRDSSPAASPSPTDVHHKRSSTDTRRSEIRSTRSPRRNRRRDEMSLALKAGLISPATSVSPRPVTALDSLGHDEDSIIYAFLEDAIKKEKKKERQSRRHDDYRPGQRHTSVTHRHRHHHHHRRRCEEALSRDRDKSIKDLSPVPAFNQAALFETFAKLCAQFNEKSSAQYEKQTVQRSHSHKSLQCEVMSKHDYHDVDQRPTRLLNRTEEQSRENVGRIRSQDNFRGRPSHDRVAVHSRPDRAEKKEKCNYCPSYDKEIDYVSKLDLTSSRMRTTEDRYQDYQQNLPDINFPEQYKTRPPQEYRDFRDYEWERRNYEEKRYVDQRTSRSFDVREHRDCYPEEEKWRRTTRSDNPKDRRYDQRYRRYEDRDKYYEDRTDRDRYNMPQRDNRRSRRISDRFERNSVASREDDYRDRDRYSEKERDSGLSVADGENSTVSGKSNYLRVMKQEIVEQREAMDKMMKLWKELMRCFKGLSPQTQGQEKAVHENAANVRDSAAAQLRLWRECMRRYETVARDVGDTDARLMEEINKQRSEMAEMASMWQECLQRYREMSTDFNSLKQQLTPPEPTRLPAAPPVACAEGEGSAPAAPYRLPPNYPPQIPAMAGYGSPLRQNASVPPAWWWSSPRRRSSPDSRGSRDRERERRHRQKGGRDDTRYKDKPSKPSAARSEHRHRKR